CTTCTGGTAAATGCCTATGCTTTTGACGTGGCCAGAGGTATCAATTATAAAAGTTGGAAAAACATCTGATTGCAAGGGCTCTTTATCTGTTCCTTTTAGTGGTACATTAGAGATAAACTTATAAAATTTAGTCATTCCTCCAGGAAATTCGGGCATTTCATCAACTTCTGTATATACGAATAGATGCGATTCGGTATCGTAATAGCCCTTACAAGAAGTTTGCTGTACAAAGCCCTGCTTATCTTTTAAAAAAGAAAAGCTTAAAAGACATAATATAAAGCCTAAATGTTTTATCATATGCTGGTTTGTAACTGAACAAATATCTGAAATAAAAAATCCCGTAAGAAATTAATCTTACGGGATTTTTTATGGAGTTTTAAACTGCAAGTTGAAAACTTTTAACTGCGAACTGCCTATATGCCTGTCCATTTTTTTAACACTGCTTTTTGAGCTGGCGTTGCATTTTCGTTTACGGTTGCTTTTAAGCGTACACTTGGATTTTCTTTCAAGCTTAAAGAAATTTCTTTTTCAATTCCGTCGCGAATTACCTTAACGGTTAGCTGATCGCCGATTTTTTTATCCGTAATGGCAGGTAAAATATCTAATGAAAATTTCGGTTCTTTTAATTTCACATTTTTCAGCGCATCACTCAATGATGAGCCATCAATCAGAACAATTATATCGTTAACATTTAAACCACTTACCCAAGCGGCTGAGTTTCTGGCAACCGAAGTTACTTCTAAACCTTTAGTAGCCAATTGAACCGCTGCACCAGTAACCGGTTTACCAGGAGTTGCATTTTCTGTAGAAACATCAACACCTGCATACGCGAAATATTTTACATAATCTACGTCATCTACGCCGTTAACATATTTTGCCCAAAAGTTAGTAAAGCTAATTCCTGATATCTTTTCAACCATGGCTTTAAATTCTGCATCAGTATAACCACGTTTTAAGGTTTTGCACTGCAAATACATGGCTTTCATTACATCGTCTAAACTTTTGGCACCTTTAGTGGCATTTATGATTTCGAGATCCATTAGAATACCAATCACTTCTCCTTTATTGTAGTAAGAAATGGAATTGTTTTTTGAGTTTTCATTCGGGCGGTAACCAATAATCCATGCATCATAACTGGATGAAGCAGCCGACTGATATTTCGCACCAGGCGTATTCAACACCGTACCTACACCGTCAGCAAGATCTTTCAAAAATTCATTTACATCAGTAAAACCTGCTCTATGCAAATACTTATTTTCGTAATACGAAGTAAATCCTTCAGCCACCCAGAGGTTGGTCGTGTAATTTTCGTTGTCATAATCAAAAGGGCCTAGTGCTATCGGACGTAAGCGCTTAACATTCCAAAGGTGGTGATACTCATGAGCAACCAGGCCTAAAAAGCCTTTATAACCTTCAGCTGTATTGTATGCATTTCTGGTTGCACCTAAGGTTGTAGAGTTTAAGTGTTCTAAACCACCGCCACCTTTTAAGAAATTATGGACAATAAAGAGATAATATTTATTAGGATTTTCGCCATAAACTGCAGTTTCTTTTTCTACAATTTTAGCCATATCTACTTTTAGTTTTTCCTTATCGTAATTACCGCCACCGTACATGGCTACCTCATGGCGAACACCAGCAGCTGTAAATTCGAAAATATCCTGATTACCCACCTCAATAGGGCTATCGTAAAGAATATCAAAATCAGTAGCTTTATAGGTAAACTGCTCACCTACAACCGGGGTTAACCCGGTAGAAACTTTAGTCCAGGTATTAAAAGGAACAATTTTTACAGTACTTGGCGATTTGATCATGCCATCAGGATGCATAAAAATTCCTGTTGGAGATAAGAATGCGTGAGATTCGTCGATAAAAGGCGTACGCACCGAGATTTCGAATGCATAAACACGGTAACTGATCTGGATATTGGCAGCCTTAGCTGAGAAAATCCTCCAGGTGTTTTTCCTTACTTTTTCAACTTTTACGGCTTTACCAGCTGCAGTAGCCTTAAATTCTTCTACACTTTTTTCAAACTCGCGGACCAAATAAGAACCCGGTGTCCAAACTGGCATTTTTACATCTACATAATCTTTTGCCAAGCCAGAAATATTCATCTGAACTTCGGCATAGTGTGCCTGTGGCTCTTTAAAAGAAACCTCAAAGCCTATTTTTACCTGCGCCTTCGCTGCCATAATACACGTTAGTAGTAAAACTAAACTTAAAATTGATTTTTTGTTAAACATATTGATATTGACTGTGTTTTGTTGCAAATTTAGATTTATTGATGGGGTTTTAGAACAAAATAGCTAAATGTGGTGTAAAATAGTTGTTTCGGTTTCATTGGTTCATGGCTGATGGCTGATGGTTTTTACGCTAACTAAACCCAAAAATAAATTGGCTTTCGCATCTTTAATTGAGTTATGAGGATATAAAAGCTAGTAATATTATATCTTCAGACAGATTTACTCAAAACTGAAAGCTGTCCGTTCCAAACTGAAAATCGGTAACATCCTTAATACAACAAATTTAGGACTAAACTATTTGAATATTTTTACGCTCTAATTCTAAACATTAATTTCGTTTTAATGTTGGAATACGCACAACACAAATAATAAACATGAAGAAAAGGTATATTATCTATGCTGTTTTAGCTATAGGCTTGGCTTATTTGGTCTATTACAGAATTAACGCAAATAAAAAACTCGAAGGGAAAGGCGGTGCATCTGGGGCGGGAAAAGGCAAAGGTGATGGTAAGGGA
The nucleotide sequence above comes from Pedobacter riviphilus. Encoded proteins:
- a CDS encoding M61 family metallopeptidase, whose translation is MAAKAQVKIGFEVSFKEPQAHYAEVQMNISGLAKDYVDVKMPVWTPGSYLVREFEKSVEEFKATAAGKAVKVEKVRKNTWRIFSAKAANIQISYRVYAFEISVRTPFIDESHAFLSPTGIFMHPDGMIKSPSTVKIVPFNTWTKVSTGLTPVVGEQFTYKATDFDILYDSPIEVGNQDIFEFTAAGVRHEVAMYGGGNYDKEKLKVDMAKIVEKETAVYGENPNKYYLFIVHNFLKGGGGLEHLNSTTLGATRNAYNTAEGYKGFLGLVAHEYHHLWNVKRLRPIALGPFDYDNENYTTNLWVAEGFTSYYENKYLHRAGFTDVNEFLKDLADGVGTVLNTPGAKYQSAASSSYDAWIIGYRPNENSKNNSISYYNKGEVIGILMDLEIINATKGAKSLDDVMKAMYLQCKTLKRGYTDAEFKAMVEKISGISFTNFWAKYVNGVDDVDYVKYFAYAGVDVSTENATPGKPVTGAAVQLATKGLEVTSVARNSAAWVSGLNVNDIIVLIDGSSLSDALKNVKLKEPKFSLDILPAITDKKIGDQLTVKVIRDGIEKEISLSLKENPSVRLKATVNENATPAQKAVLKKWTGI